Genomic segment of Triticum aestivum cultivar Chinese Spring chromosome 6A, IWGSC CS RefSeq v2.1, whole genome shotgun sequence:
atacttgaataagagtttttcaatgaaagacctcggtgaagctacttacatattaggcataaagatctatagagatagatcgaggcgtttaattggactttcacaaagcacatatcttgacaagattttgaagaagttcaaaatggatcaagcaaagaaagggttcttgcctgtgttacaaggtgtgaagttgagtcggactcaatgcccgaccactgcagaagatagagagaagatgaaagatgttccctatgcttcagccataggctctatcatgtatgcaatgctgtgtaccagacctgatgtgtgccttactataagtctagcagggaggtaccaaagtaatccaggagtggatcactggacagcggtcaagaacatcctgaagtacctgaaaaggactaaggatatgtttctcgtatatggaggtgacaaggagctcatcgtaaatggttacgttgatgcaagctttgacactgatccggacgattctaaatcacaaaccggatacgtgtttacattaaacggtggagctgtcagttggtgcagttctaaacaaagcgtcgtggcgggatctacgtgtgaagcggaatacatagctgcttcggaagcaacaaatgaaggagtctggatgaaggagttcatatctgatctaggtgtcatacctagtgcatcgggtccaatgaaaatcttttgtgacaatactggtgcaatttccttggcgaaggaatccagatttcacaagagaaccaagcacatcaagagacgcttcaattccatccaggatctagtccaggtgggagacatagagatttgcaagatacatacagatctgaatgttgcagacccgtcgactaagcctcttccacgagcaaaacatgatcagcaccaaggctccatgggtgttagaatcattactgtgtaatctagattattgactctagtgcaagtgggagactgaaggaaatatgccctagaggcaataataaagttattatttatttccttatatcatgataaaagtttattattcatgctagaattgtattaaccggaaacataatacatgtgtgaatacatagacaaacagagtgtcactagtatgcctctacttgactagctcgttaatcaaagatggttatgtttcctaaccatggacaaagagttgttatttgattaacgggatcacatcattagttgaatgatctgattgacatgacccattccattagcttagcacccgattgtttagtatgttgctattgctttcttcatgacttatacatgttcctatgactatgagattatgcaactcccgtttgccagaggaacactttgtgtgctaccaaacatcacaacgtaactgggtgattataaaggagctctacaggtgtctccaaaggtacatgttgggttggcgtatttcgagattaggatttgtcactccgattgtcggagaggtatctctgggccctctcggtaatgcacatcacttaagccttgcaagcattgtgactaatgagttagttgcgggatgatgtattacagaacgagtaaagagacttgtcggtaacgagattgaactaggtataggataccgacgatcgaatctcgggcaagtaacataccgatgacaaagggaacaacgtatgttgttatgcggtctgaccgataaaagatcttcgtagaatatgtaggagccaatatgagcatccaggttccgctattggttattgaccggagacgtgtctcggtcatgtctacattgttctcgaacccgtagggtccgcacgcttaaggttacgatgatagttatattatgagtttatgcattttgatgtaccgaaggttgttcggagtcccggatgtgatcacggacatgacgaggagtctcgaaatggtcgagacataaagattgatatattggaagcctatgtttggatatcggaagtgttccgggtgaaatcgggattttaccggagtaccgggaggttacggaaccccccgggagctatatgggccttaatgggccttagtggaagaagaggagaggcagccagggctgggacgcgcgcccctcccccctagtccgaataggacaaggagagagggggccgacgcccccctccttctctcgctctcttttccccctccttgaatcctattccaattaggaaaggggggggagtcctactcccagaaggagtaggactcctcctggcgcgcctctccttggccggccagccccccctcccttgacctttatatacggaggtaggggcacccctagagacacaagttgatccacatgatcatactcttagccgtgtgcggtgcccccttccaccatagtcctcgataatattgtagcggtgcttaggcaaagccctgcgacggtagtacatcaagatcgtccccacgccgtcgtgctgacagaactcttccccgacactttgctggatcggagtccggggatcgtcatcgagctgaacgtgtgctagaactcggaggtgtcgtagtttcggtgcttgatcggtcgggccgtggagacgtacgactacatcaaccaaacgcttctgttgtcgatctacaagggtacgtagatcatactctcccctctcgttgctattcatcaccatgatcttgcgtgagcgtaggaatttttttgaaattactacgaaacccaacaaaaactgccacatggacatgacacataggcaaaactgatgaggtggcgcctagtcatagcaacccaccacaatttacaaggctatgaccatctatattggtcgttaacaactagaaataaggtagCAGACTAGctctgtttgctttatgaccatttcatgtaaggaaattacgacctttctgaccatcgcaatggtttagggtttggagcccccccgaacagcttttgaccaattggtctgaaatggtcatagatctatgaccaattcttccagggtcactgacagaaggtcactagttgacatatttcttgtagtgataaaCCTTGCCGACGTCACACATCTCATCACCATTTGAATCCATGTTGCATGAAAACCAAACCTCTCCAACACCCTCTCCAGAAAAATCCACTCCACTCGATCGTAAgccttcatcatatcgagcttgactGCGCATAAcgacttcctcctcttcctcatcccaATAGCATGTACACACTCGTATGCAACCAGAACATTATCTGTGATGAGCCGACCAGTTACAAAGGCACTTTGCTCCTCTGAGATCAAAACCGGAAGGATTCCCTTGAGCCTATTGGCAAGAACCTTTGTTGCTATCTTGTATAGTACATTACACAAGCTGATCGGTCTAAACTGAGACAACAACTCTGGTGAGTTGATTTTAGGTATCATCACAAAAATCGTATCGTTGAAACATTCTGGTGTCGCAATCCCATGCAAAAACTCTTTCACCGACTTGCAAACGTCCTCTTTGACTAACGACCAGTGTCGTTGGTAGAACAAGGCAGGAAAGCCATCCGGCCCCGGGGCTTTCGTAGGTACCATCTGAAATAGAGAAGTCTCTATTTCAGAGTTGGTGATCCCGGCATTGAGCTTCCCATTCATCTCGTCCATGACAACAGTATCAATATGTTGCAGAACATTGGCTGTTGCATGCGAACCCTCCGAACTGAACAAAGTGGCGTAGAAGCTCGCAGCCAACGCACGCATGTCTTCATCAGAACTGCACAGTGTACCGTCCTCCCTGCGTAGCGCTTTTATCGTAGTTTTCCTCCTCCGGTGAGAAGCCCTATTCTGAAAGTACTTTGTATTTTGGTCGCCCCACTGCAGCCAATCAATACGCGAGCGCTGCTTATAGTAGATCTCTTCCTTCTCATACAAGTCGTGAAGCTGACTCTCTATGTCCTTGACTTCCTGAAAGAAACCGGTCACTAGCGCCCTCTCCTTCGCGTCCCGTAGTTGCGTTTTTAGCTTGCTGATCTGCTTACGAATGGAACCAAACACCTCACGACTCCACGTCTGCATGGCCTTAGACAAAGTGCCCAACTTGCTTCACATCCCCGCAGACTCCCAATGATGCCGTTTGGCTCGTTCCCAAGTTCTCATAATCATCTGCTCATAGTCATCATGTCTAGTCCATGCTTCTTCAAACTTAAAACCCATATGATTTTTAGGCCTCGCAGCATCCAGTGATACCATCGTCGGACTCCTCCGTGAGAACGTGTTCGGCCATCGTTTCTGGAAAGAGGCTCAAAAACTCGTCATTGCATGTGGCTCTATCCAGCCGGACCTGAATATTTGCTCCTCCATCTTGCTTATTATCCCACGTGAAAGGGTATCCAGTGAAACCCAAATCAGCTAGTCCACAATCACCTAGACACTCCCTAAAATCCTCCATTTGGTTGAAGTTTCTAGGATTTACACCTCTCTACTCTGTTTGGAAAAGAATCTCGTTGAAGTCTCCCGCACACAACCAAGGCAAGTTGTCCCGACGTTTCAAATAACGGAGTGCATCCCATGTTTTCCGTCTATGCTCCGTTCTTGGTTCTCCGTAGATTCTAGTGAATCTTACGGTTCTTCCCTCAGAGGTGATCTCCGCATCAATATAGTACTGGCACCACGGTCTAACTATGGCAGAAATATGATCCCGCCAAAGTAGAGCTAATCCACCACTCCTGCCCTCACAGTCCACTGCAACACCATGACGGAACCCCAAACTCCACTTGATCTTCTCCATAGCTCTCGCCTTCTTCTTAGTCTCGCTCAGGAACACCACCGCTGGGTTGTATGACCTAATCAGGTCCCTTAGTTCTCCAACTGTCGGGTCCAACCCCAATCCCCGACAGTTCCAAACAAGAAGATTCATTGCTCCCGGCGGCCCCGCCTATCGGGGTCCACCGATCTAGCTCCATGATCACCGATGCGCTCAAGGACAGACGACACTTTCTGTCGCTTTTCACCAACGAGAGCATCAACACCTTCCTTCCGAGACCCTTCACCTACCGGCACCCACATCTGCCTAGATGGCCTCTTTTTGTCTCTAGCTTCATACCTGTAGTGGTCCTACCGCAGTCGGAATGACCCCACATCGCTTCTAGGCTTTCTGACATAATATCCGGGCCTTCTGTTGTGCTCCCCCGGAGCCTTCTCTGCCCTCCTATACTGCCCCTCTCCAACCTCCTGACTCTTTCTCGGGGAAATGACCCCCTCCCTCACCTTCTGGTAAGTTCTTTCCTGAGCTCCTTTTCCCTCTTCTCCTCTAAACCTTGCCGTAGATCCTTCTCCTTTGCCCCATCCGCACCAGTGTGCTTCTTCTGCGAGCTCTGTACCTCTTGCTGCTCCTTTTCCTTCTGCTTTGTCCCACCAGTGTGGGAGTCACCCGAGTGCGTGTATTCTCTATAAAGTGATCTGCGAGTTGGGAGATCACGCACATGCGCGTAGCCTCTCGGTGCATTGTCACCTCCACTTGAAATAGAGCTATCCCGGCTTTCATTTTTACTAGATGTTCCCCACCAATGCTTCTTATCTTGATGACTCGACGACGCTCTACCTGGCGAGGCACGCAACCATTCTCCCCACTGCGACAATGGATCCACAGGTGGGTCACAAACCCCCTCCACGTGCACTAGCCTGCCACAATCAAAGCAGAAGTGAGGGACTTTCTCATATGCAAAGTCAAACCACGTTTGTTCCTTATCGTCAGGCTTCTTTTTCAAGTAGAATCCGCGAACTAGTGGCTCATACAGAGCAATCCTCGCCCGCACTCTGAGTTGAGTTCCTCTTGCAAAACCATCCTCTCCCACATCAACCTTAACCACAGTTCCGAGCCAGTTTCCAAGAGCCTCTCCAAAAGCTTTCGATCTTTTATCCAGAGGCAAATCATCAACCCTAACCCAAGCTTCAATCGAATCAAAAATCATCTCGGACGGCCTGGTCTCCCCATCATAATCCTTCAGAGCTACAACATTAAAGTCAAACTACCATGGGCCGTTGTTCAAGACGTGTTTCCAGTCCCCTTCGCTGCCAaacctgatcatgaacatgttaccGCCAAGCATCTTGAACTGGGCGTCCCTATGTAACCCCCATGCACGCTGCATCGCCCTTTCAAACGCATGCTTGACGAGCGGGCGTGGGGAGAACGATTTGCCGACGACAACCCACTTCATGCTAACCTTCGCCCTTGGATCTGGATCATCAAACACAAAACCAGCTGCTTCCTTCTCCGTCAACGCCAGCCCCCCATCTTCGCTGACAGGGACGCTGCTTCCTCCGAGGTCTTGCCATCAGCCGGGGACTCTGAAGATCGCCTGTTCGCCTTGTCCACCGCCTCCCCCGCCGTCATCNNNNNNNNNNNNNNNNNNNNNNNNNNNNNNNNNNNNNNNNNNNNNNNNNNNNNNNNNNNNNNNNNNNNNNNNNNNNNNNNNNNNNNNNNNNNNNNNNNNNNNNNNNNNNNNNNNNNNNNNNNNNNNNNNNNNNNNNNNNNNNNNNNNNNNNNNNNNNNNNNNNNNNNNNNNNNNNNNNNNNNNNNNNNNNNNNNNNNNNNNNNNNNNNNNNNNNNNNNNNNNNNNNNNNNNNNNNNNNNNNNNNNNNNNNNNNNNNNNNNNNNNNNNNNNNNNNNNNNNNNNNNNNNNNNNNNNNNNNNNNNNNNNNATGAGCACCTCGTCCAGTGGGGTAGCCAAACGCAGGGCCAAGCCAAGGATGCAGCGCCGTCGCCACGCCCCAGCTGCCCTGAAAATCACCGCCACCCACGttcaaaaccctaaccctaggcgcCGCCTTCCGATCGCCCTAGCGATCGCCTCTCGGTCGCCCCTTAGAGAAAGACGTGGTGGACCCGCTGGATACCCTTCATGACCCGTCTTGATGTGGCACCTCCTACATTGGAAACATATCAACGCCTAGGACACCATTCGAGCCAGGCCACACTGACGCAACGCGCCCCGACCCCAAGGCCCTCCGGGCCGCCGCCGCCTGCAGCTCCATGCCTCTGCCACGCGTGCCGTCACGCAGATCTGGAGGCACACCTCTCCACGGCCCAGCGCCCCGCGCCGCATGCTGACCGCACCGACCCACGCGCCCGCGCTTCGCAGCAGGCTCTCCCGCCGGCGCCCTGAACCGCCCCTGCTTCGCCCAGGCTCGCGCTCATCCCCTGCTCGCGCTCATCCTTTGGGAGCTGCAGTTCCCAatcgaagcagcagcagcagcagctcctttTCGAGCTGCCATCCTCAATCGAAGGAATCAAGCGGCTCCTCTCCGAGTCTCGGTTCGCAATCCAAGCGGCTCCTTTTTTTAGCGGCAATCCGGAATCAAAGCAGTCCTTCCCGGGCTGCAATCAGAAACAGGTCCTGTTTCAGTTTTAATATAAGTCTCCGAGCTGCTGCTATAAATCTGGTCTGGCGGCAACCCTAGTACTCCCTTGGGCGGCCGACTGCCAGATCGATGGCCAAACCATCCGTGGACGGCCTCGGCAAATCCTCCCTCGATATGGTGGTCAGTCTGTCCTCCTGTTCCTTTTTTTCCCTTTATTAGGTGGAGCTCTTACAAAGTTAGCGCATGATCAGAATTCGTCGTCGAATTTGACCTTTTTGGTTGGAAAATATATCAAAATTGCCTCAGTCCCTTGAAAGTATATAGTCAAATTTGTGGGGCTTTTTTGTCCAAAGTATAAAAACTGTATAATCAAAATTGCATCCTTTTGTGGGCAAGTACAAAAATTGTACAATCAAAATTGCGTCTTTCTTCAGGAAGTATGAAAATTGTGTCTGTTTGTGGAGAATATTAAAATTGCACCTGTGATGAGACTAATATAAGAAATCAACTATGATTTGTTTCCATATCAAATGTAGGAGGACGATGAAGTTGACAGGCTCAGTAAGTTGCCCGATGACGTTTTGCTCAACATTGTGGAGCGACTTGATATCGCTGATGCTGCACGAGCCACCATCCTCTCCAGACGCTGGAAGCAGATCCCTGCTATACTCTCAAAGATTGTTATAATGGTTGCTTCTTTTCAACCCAAGCATGAAGGTGGGAAGTTAACCTCGGATGATATAGTTCGGGCCAACACCAACGTGCTGGAAGCAACGAGGAGCATACTGGAAAAGAGGGCCGGAAGTCCACACACCATTCACCTGCTGCGCATGCAATTCTACTTGGGAGACGAGTCCATTTTCATTGGTCGGACTGTTGCCAACACCATAGCAACACACAAGGTTGCTTCAGTTGAGTTTACAATCTTGACCAAGGTGCGCACAAATTTTACCAATAATAACCTGCTCACTCATGGGAGGCAGTTCATGTCATTCCTTGATTCGTGTCCAAACGCATTTGGTGGTCTTGCACGCCTCACGCTAGAGAATTTGAGGTTAGGAGAATCAGACTTTCCCAAAATTTTCAGTATATGCAAGCAACTCGAGGTCCTCTGCCTCTACCACTGTGATATGGGCATTGAGTCTTTGCTGGAAGTGGAACACTCACAACTCAGTGAACTGGTGATTGGCCGTAGCGTGCTTATTAAGAGGGTTGATCTGAAGTGGGTACCAAAACTCACAGTACTGAAATTTAATATGTTTCGATCTCAAGATGACCCCTTCTGTCTTGGCTATGTCCCACTTCTCCAGACTGTGAGCATCATTAATACTGGTTTTTCTTGGCACAAGATGCTCAAGATAAGTGAGTTGCTGGGTGAAACCGCCATAAGCAACCTGCATTTGAACTTCAAAAGTGAAAAGGTTAGTGAAGGTTCTCAATGTTGTCAGTGATGTGCGTAAGTTTTGGTGTCTGTTGTGGGTGGAGGTTATAATCATTCTTTTTGGTTAACATAGTTCTGCGTTTCCCCACTCTTGTGCAGATTTGGGTCAAGCCGGAAGGTCGAAGACAATTGTTACCAGTGTTACACAAGCTAAGGCTTGTGAATTTGATTAACATTTCTGAAGAATGCGATCTGAGTTGGATAATGTTCATACTTCAAGGTGCACCCACCCTTAAGGAACTACGCATCTTGGTGAACTCTTGTGCTGATTATTCAATTCTCGTTTTTATTATGTCATTTCGAAGTTCAAACTTGCTGTGTCCAGTTAAGAATTTTTGACCTGATCAAATGCAGGTGCGGGACCATTTATGTGAAATGGTAACGGGGGAGCGGAGAAAAAAGTATGCCTTTAGCGAGGAGAAGGACAAGGGACTAGAGTGGGAACCATCTGCATCTGATTTCAAGCACCACAACCTTGCCGAACTCAGAATCTATGGGAGGTTTGAAGCAGAAGAAAATATCGTGCGCTTTGCCAGGAATGTGATGGAAGCAGCGGTGAATCTCGAGGACATACAACTTTATAAGAGTCCAGTGTGTGAGAATTGCAAACACATGCTCCAGGAGTGGACGTTGAAGGAGAAGTCGTTGCTTAGCTACAAACTCAGCAAGGGGATGCTGTCTTCGCTCGTCCGGATTCAGTTCCCAAGTTTAGGGGAAATTTTTACTTGGCCAAAGTACTGGTCTTGAGCTGCAAGCtgcgtttttttttttgaggggttgcAAGCTGCAGTTGACAGGAGTTGTTGTATGCATCGATTAATCGTCACTAGTCAACCTTTTAAATTATTTCTGTTTTGAGATTGTACTGAGTCGAGGAGGATAAGGAGTAACTCTTGACATTAGTGTGAAGTATTTTGGCAAATGAAAGTTTCGGATGTGTTATTCGTGGCAAATGCTTGCACCTTGTTTTTGTTGTGTAATCCCTAAGATTGATGAGGACATAGACATGGAGCTGGTTAAGGCCTTGTATAATGCAAGGTGCTtggagaaataaaccaggctttcctTAAGCACCGTGTACAAAGCAGACGCTTAATTAGGCGTCTCTTCGAtagaaataagcaccggtgcttcagaaaaacctgATTTATTTTTGTAAGCACCTATCTAAgcacctagcattgtacaaggcctaacacTTGCCCCAAACCTCTATTCGCGATACAAACAAAAATTACCCCAAACCTCCGTCTGCAATACAAACATTTTTTTTACCACAAACCTCCGTCT
This window contains:
- the LOC123128643 gene encoding uncharacterized protein, coding for MAKPSVDGLGKSSLDMVEDDEVDRLSKLPDDVLLNIVERLDIADAARATILSRRWKQIPAILSKIVIMVASFQPKHEGGKLTSDDIVRANTNVLEATRSILEKRAGSPHTIHLLRMQFYLGDESIFIGRTVANTIATHKVASVEFTILTKVRTNFTNNNLLTHGRQFMSFLDSCPNAFGGLARLTLENLRLGESDFPKIFSICKQLEVLCLYHCDMGIESLLEVEHSQLSELVIGRSVLIKRVDLKWVPKLTVLKFNMFRSQDDPFCLGYVPLLQTVSIINTGFSWHKMLKISELLGETAISNLHLNFKSEKIWVKPEGRRQLLPVLHKLRLVNLINISEECDLSWIMFILQGAPTLKELRILVRDHLCEMVTGERRKKYAFSEEKDKGLEWEPSASDFKHHNLAELRIYGRFEAEENIVRFARNVMEAAVNLEDIQLYKSPVCENCKHMLQEWTLKEKSLLSYKLSKGMLSSLVRIQFPSLGEIFTWPKYWS